In Aliarcobacter faecis, a genomic segment contains:
- the argC gene encoding N-acetyl-gamma-glutamyl-phosphate reductase, translating into MKFKVFVDGQHGTTGLKIHEMLENRDEIELLTIDEKDKKDINKRKELLNSADLVFLCLPDEASRESVSLIENENVKVIDASTAHRTNKDWVYGIPELTPNQRDKIKNSKRVCVPGCHASGLIVSMKPLVKNKIISKKHKLICHSITGFSGGGSSMISDYENGDFKVIGGQRPYALSLNHKHLPEMKYVLKLKEAPIFTPSVGNFKQGMLVISYLVKKDLKKNLSKDKLLKLYKEYYKDELFIKVIENNEEYLDSGFLNPMKCNNTNSLEISIYDNKTDLVVISRLDNLGKGASGAAIQCMNIMLGLEEKKGLQIAKN; encoded by the coding sequence ATGAAATTTAAAGTTTTTGTAGATGGACAACATGGAACAACTGGTTTAAAAATCCATGAAATGTTAGAAAATAGAGATGAAATAGAACTTTTAACAATAGATGAAAAAGATAAAAAAGATATAAATAAAAGAAAAGAGCTTTTAAATAGTGCAGATTTGGTATTTCTATGTCTTCCTGATGAAGCTTCAAGAGAGTCTGTTAGTTTAATTGAGAATGAGAATGTAAAAGTAATAGATGCAAGTACAGCTCATAGAACTAATAAAGATTGGGTTTATGGAATCCCTGAATTAACTCCTAACCAAAGAGATAAAATCAAAAATTCAAAAAGAGTTTGTGTTCCAGGATGCCATGCAAGTGGATTGATAGTTTCAATGAAACCATTAGTTAAAAATAAAATAATAAGCAAAAAACATAAGCTAATTTGCCACTCAATAACTGGTTTTAGTGGTGGTGGAAGTTCTATGATAAGTGATTATGAAAATGGAGATTTTAAAGTTATTGGAGGACAAAGACCTTATGCTTTAAGCTTAAATCATAAACATCTTCCAGAGATGAAATATGTTTTAAAATTAAAAGAAGCCCCTATTTTTACACCAAGTGTTGGTAATTTCAAACAAGGTATGCTAGTAATTTCATATTTAGTAAAAAAAGATTTAAAGAAAAATCTATCAAAAGATAAGTTATTAAAACTTTACAAAGAGTATTATAAAGATGAACTATTTATTAAAGTTATAGAAAACAATGAAGAGTATTTAGATAGTGGTTTTTTAAATCCTATGAAATGTAATAATACAAACTCTTTAGAGATTTCAATTTATGATAACAAGACAGATTTGGTAGTTATCTCAAGACTTGATAATTTAGGAAAAGGTGCTTCTGGAGCAGCTATTCAATGTATGAATATTATGCTTGGACTTGAAGAGAAAAAAGGTTTACAAATAGCAAAAAACTAA
- a CDS encoding thioredoxin fold domain-containing protein → MSYILKLLFLTFLFTNSSFAALKELNKNEALKLEQLELLKKNSIKINKAFDIGSLYMLDIIVKGNKDEVFLTKDKNYLISGVVVNSKTGFQISVPVDLSILKNKESFTYGNGKDEYVLFTDPECTYCKKFESYFAQIKDKVKIRVFYFPLDFHENAKNLTLYIMGQKTNNQKIDAMFEFNIGDDLSKIKNIKYSKAELNKLEKQLDEHIDLAQTLNVQSTPALFDKEGNSIIWVDMLEKYGINVE, encoded by the coding sequence ATGTCTTATATTTTAAAACTACTATTTCTTACTTTTTTATTTACAAATTCTAGTTTTGCAGCTTTAAAAGAGCTCAATAAAAATGAAGCCTTAAAACTTGAACAACTAGAACTTCTTAAAAAGAATAGTATAAAAATCAACAAAGCTTTTGATATTGGAAGTTTGTATATGTTGGATATTATTGTAAAAGGAAATAAAGATGAAGTTTTCTTAACAAAAGATAAAAACTATCTAATTTCTGGTGTTGTTGTAAATTCAAAAACTGGCTTCCAAATCTCTGTTCCTGTTGATTTATCTATTTTAAAAAATAAAGAGTCATTTACTTATGGAAATGGAAAAGATGAATATGTACTTTTTACAGATCCTGAGTGTACATACTGTAAAAAATTTGAGTCATATTTTGCACAAATTAAAGATAAAGTGAAGATAAGAGTATTTTATTTTCCTTTAGATTTTCATGAAAATGCAAAGAATTTAACTCTATATATAATGGGACAAAAAACAAATAATCAAAAAATTGATGCTATGTTTGAGTTTAATATTGGAGATGATTTAAGTAAAATTAAAAATATAAAATACTCAAAAGCTGAATTAAATAAACTGGAAAAACAACTAGATGAACATATAGATTTAGCTCAAACTTTAAATGTTCAAAGCACTCCTGCACTTTTTGACAAAGAGGGAAATAGTATTATTTGGGTTGATATGCTTGAAAAATATGGAATAAATGTAGAGTAA
- a CDS encoding YbhB/YbcL family Raf kinase inhibitor-like protein yields MIKQNKIPFSGKKILLSLVCCASFMFADNFTLKSSTLKGQLTSKEVFNGFGCTGENISPQLSWENAPKETKSFAITVYDPDAPTGSGWWHWLIFDISKDKTSIPAGFGNSEAKDVIQSMTDFGKTGFGGACPPIGDKAHRYIFTVHALDVETLGLDKNANPALVGYMLNSHTISKASLISYYGR; encoded by the coding sequence ATGATAAAACAAAATAAAATCCCATTTTCAGGTAAAAAAATATTATTAAGTTTGGTTTGTTGTGCAAGTTTTATGTTTGCAGATAATTTTACTTTAAAAAGTTCTACTTTAAAAGGGCAATTAACAAGTAAAGAGGTTTTTAATGGTTTTGGATGTACTGGAGAAAATATTTCACCACAACTCTCTTGGGAAAATGCTCCAAAAGAGACTAAATCATTTGCAATTACAGTTTATGACCCAGATGCACCAACAGGTTCTGGATGGTGGCATTGGCTTATTTTTGATATTTCAAAAGATAAAACTTCAATTCCAGCTGGATTTGGAAATAGTGAAGCAAAAGATGTTATTCAAAGTATGACAGATTTTGGGAAAACTGGTTTTGGTGGAGCTTGTCCTCCTATTGGAGATAAAGCTCATAGATATATTTTTACAGTTCATGCTCTTGATGTTGAAACTTTAGGTTTAGATAAAAATGCAAATCCTGCACTTGTAGGATATATGTTAAATTCTCATACAATCTCTAAAGCTTCTTTAATTTCGTATTACGGAAGATAG
- a CDS encoding winged helix-turn-helix transcriptional regulator, whose product MYYINDKEYKCSVAVTLDIFNDRWKLAIIWHLLDGEKRFKELHEIINEITQKTLTIKLKELEEKNIIHREVFAQIPPKVVYSLTPCGEKLRAVLENMHKWGIDYVEEFGEITSKNQCKNNFCE is encoded by the coding sequence ATGTATTATATAAATGATAAAGAGTATAAATGCAGCGTTGCTGTAACACTTGATATTTTTAATGATAGATGGAAATTAGCAATTATCTGGCACTTACTTGATGGAGAAAAAAGATTTAAAGAGTTACATGAGATAATAAATGAAATAACTCAAAAAACTCTAACTATAAAATTAAAAGAGCTCGAAGAAAAAAATATTATACATAGGGAAGTTTTTGCACAAATTCCACCAAAAGTTGTATATAGCCTAACTCCTTGTGGAGAAAAGTTAAGAGCTGTATTAGAAAATATGCATAAATGGGGAATAGATTATGTAGAAGAGTTTGGGGAAATAACTTCTAAAAATCAATGTAAAAATAATTTTTGTGAGTAA
- a CDS encoding YeiH family protein: MKTNNKRIINTFYGVIFVSFFALIATIISEVELFKKLAISPLIIGIVLGIIYANSLKKRFDIFQYGIIFSTKYILRLGIILYGFRLTFQNLQDVGFNGILIAFFIVFLTFIFGYLIGTKVLKMDKELAILCSAGSSICGAAAVMATSGVLRNEVYKSAVAVSFVIIFGTIGMFLYPFLVTLGLFPFTNSQIGIYIGATLHEVAHVVGASNALGEVVSTNAIIEKMIRVIFLVPFLILLPFFLIKTNSNIKKDRAKIVVPWFAIFFIVVVGFNSFGLLEKNIVENINFLDTFALTMAMCALGMETSIDKFKNSGIKPFYLSFILFVWLIIIGYFLVWFFV; the protein is encoded by the coding sequence ATGAAAACTAATAATAAAAGAATAATAAATACTTTTTATGGAGTAATATTTGTATCTTTTTTTGCATTAATTGCAACAATTATATCAGAAGTTGAACTTTTCAAAAAACTAGCAATTAGCCCACTTATTATTGGAATAGTTTTAGGTATTATTTATGCAAATAGTTTGAAAAAAAGATTTGATATTTTTCAATATGGAATAATCTTTTCTACAAAATATATTTTAAGATTAGGAATTATCTTATATGGTTTTAGGCTTACTTTTCAAAATCTTCAAGATGTAGGTTTTAATGGTATTTTAATAGCCTTTTTTATAGTTTTTCTCACTTTTATTTTTGGTTATCTAATTGGAACAAAAGTTTTAAAAATGGATAAAGAGTTAGCTATTTTATGTAGTGCAGGAAGTTCTATTTGTGGAGCTGCTGCTGTTATGGCAACAAGTGGTGTTCTTAGAAATGAAGTATATAAAAGTGCAGTTGCAGTATCTTTTGTTATAATTTTTGGAACAATTGGAATGTTTTTATATCCTTTTTTAGTTACATTAGGACTATTTCCTTTTACAAATTCACAAATTGGTATTTATATAGGAGCAACACTTCATGAAGTAGCTCATGTTGTTGGTGCAAGTAATGCTTTAGGTGAAGTAGTATCAACAAATGCAATTATTGAAAAAATGATTAGAGTTATTTTTTTAGTTCCATTTTTGATTTTATTACCATTTTTCTTGATTAAGACAAATTCTAATATAAAAAAAGATAGAGCAAAAATAGTAGTTCCTTGGTTTGCAATATTTTTTATAGTTGTAGTTGGATTTAATTCTTTTGGATTATTAGAAAAGAATATTGTAGAAAATATTAACTTCTTAGATACTTTTGCTTTAACTATGGCTATGTGTGCTTTGGGAATGGAAACTAGCATAGATAAATTTAAAAATAGTGGAATAAAGCCATTTTATCTATCTTTTATTTTATTTGTTTGGTTAATTATTATTGGGTATTTTTTAGTTTGGTTTTTTGTGTAA
- a CDS encoding efflux RND transporter permease subunit translates to MRLENIVLSILNDKKKIFLVYFITLILFILSILTFPTNILKAKMLPDKDSDSFSIYIDLKDGSSKFETKEVVNCVVKKLEEDENITNISAFIGTGQPIDFAGMVKQSSLKTKESQAELMVNIKRFKNREITSYNLVNSLRAKVQEKCQKDETIIKFIQLPAGPPVLASLVAEIYGGNNFQNRRDFAVEVAKVFKNQDTLVDIDILADKDFKTFSLNINSNKTIMSGVDLEHLKATLYLAFEGMEIGVVNDKEAQNQIPIFLRLDNRKELDNNSNVALNSKLNSLKIINNMGQMVSISELVTIKESIKEPTLTSKNLKPLINVISETQNDSQIYPLLNSRDELLEKFSTKYEVIKTNMLNLAFIDKNTKERFDLIFDGELQVTIDTFIDLGTAFIIALILIFLLMVMYYKNFAISGAIVLSSFISIIGVIFAHIIMDMFTKDTFYLTATSLIGFIALIGINSRNSTLIIDFAKQLVIEEKLGINEAIAKAAATRSKPIILTVLVLVFASSLIANDAVFGGLGVALIGGTLISYIVSMFFVPVVIRNNLEKIV, encoded by the coding sequence ATGAGACTAGAAAATATAGTTTTAAGCATTTTAAATGATAAAAAGAAGATATTTTTAGTATATTTCATCACTTTAATTCTATTTATTTTATCTATTTTAACTTTTCCAACAAATATTTTAAAAGCAAAAATGCTTCCAGATAAAGATTCAGATAGTTTCTCTATTTATATAGATTTAAAAGATGGCTCTAGTAAATTTGAGACTAAAGAAGTTGTAAATTGTGTAGTAAAAAAGCTTGAAGAAGATGAAAATATTACAAATATTTCAGCATTTATAGGAACTGGACAACCTATTGATTTTGCAGGAATGGTAAAACAAAGCTCTCTAAAAACTAAAGAGAGCCAAGCTGAACTTATGGTAAATATAAAAAGATTTAAAAATAGAGAGATTACAAGCTACAATTTAGTAAATAGTTTAAGAGCAAAAGTTCAAGAAAAATGCCAAAAAGATGAGACAATCATCAAATTTATCCAACTTCCAGCTGGTCCTCCTGTACTTGCTTCTTTAGTAGCTGAAATTTATGGTGGAAATAACTTTCAAAATAGAAGAGATTTTGCAGTAGAAGTAGCAAAAGTTTTCAAAAATCAAGATACTTTAGTAGATATTGATATTTTAGCAGACAAAGATTTTAAAACATTTTCACTAAATATAAATAGCAATAAAACAATTATGAGTGGAGTTGATTTAGAACATCTAAAAGCTACACTATATCTTGCTTTTGAAGGTATGGAAATAGGAGTTGTAAATGACAAAGAGGCACAAAATCAAATCCCAATTTTTTTAAGACTTGATAATAGGAAAGAGTTAGATAATAACTCAAATGTGGCATTAAATTCAAAACTAAATAGTCTAAAAATCATAAATAATATGGGACAAATGGTTAGTATATCAGAGCTTGTAACAATAAAAGAGAGTATAAAAGAGCCTACACTTACTTCAAAAAATCTAAAACCACTTATAAATGTGATATCTGAGACACAAAATGATAGCCAAATCTATCCACTTTTAAATTCAAGAGATGAACTTTTAGAAAAATTCTCAACTAAATATGAAGTAATAAAAACTAATATGCTAAATCTTGCTTTTATAGATAAAAATACAAAAGAGAGATTTGATTTAATTTTTGATGGAGAGTTACAAGTAACTATTGATACTTTCATAGATTTGGGAACAGCATTTATCATAGCTTTGATTTTAATATTTCTATTAATGGTAATGTATTATAAAAACTTTGCTATTAGTGGTGCAATTGTTCTTTCTAGCTTTATCTCTATTATTGGGGTAATTTTTGCTCATATTATTATGGATATGTTTACAAAAGATACTTTTTATCTAACTGCAACTAGCCTTATTGGATTTATCGCTTTAATTGGAATAAACTCTAGAAATTCAACTTTGATTATAGATTTTGCAAAACAGTTAGTAATTGAAGAGAAATTAGGAATAAATGAAGCTATCGCAAAAGCAGCAGCAACAAGGTCAAAACCAATTATTTTAACAGTTTTAGTTCTTGTTTTTGCAAGTAGTTTAATAGCAAATGATGCTGTATTTGGTGGACTTGGAGTGGCACTAATAGGTGGTACACTTATCTCTTATATTGTTTCTATGTTCTTTGTGCCAGTTGTAATAAGAAATAACTTAGAAAAGATTGTTTAA
- a CDS encoding NAD(P)H-dependent oxidoreductase — MEKTFAEAMDFRHACKIFDETKKVSNEDINYILEAGRKSPSSFGQEPWKFLVITNDELKAKLRPYCWDQVQITSCSHLVVLLAAISSVKADSSEVLRKFNRRGLPQDMVDAYIKKYTNHLNDTLSSDEKTFAWTSKQTYIAMANMMTAGAVKGIDSCPIEGFERNNVEKVLNLDTKEYQVSVMIPFGYRVKEQSKQLRDSLESIVEYIK, encoded by the coding sequence ATGGAAAAAACATTTGCAGAAGCTATGGATTTTAGACATGCTTGTAAAATATTTGATGAGACAAAAAAAGTTAGCAATGAAGATATAAATTATATCTTGGAAGCAGGGAGAAAATCTCCTAGTTCATTTGGACAAGAGCCATGGAAGTTTTTAGTTATTACAAATGATGAGTTAAAAGCAAAATTAAGACCATATTGTTGGGATCAAGTACAAATTACATCTTGTTCACATTTAGTTGTACTTTTGGCTGCAATTAGTAGTGTAAAAGCAGATTCTAGTGAAGTTTTAAGAAAATTTAATAGAAGAGGATTACCACAAGATATGGTTGATGCTTATATTAAGAAATATACAAATCATTTAAATGATACTCTTAGTAGTGATGAAAAAACTTTTGCTTGGACTTCAAAACAGACATATATAGCAATGGCAAATATGATGACAGCAGGTGCAGTTAAAGGAATAGATTCTTGTCCTATTGAAGGTTTTGAAAGAAATAATGTAGAAAAAGTTTTAAATTTAGATACAAAAGAGTATCAAGTGAGTGTTATGATACCTTTTGGATATAGAGTAAAAGAACAAAGTAAACAGTTAAGAGATAGTTTAGAAAGTATTGTTGAGTATATAAAATAA
- a CDS encoding redoxin domain-containing protein produces the protein MNEKIKKIFKTLIKYTILFIIVLNIVSYFKGLDLNKEKLDFETFTLLDGSTYKVKNDKPLIVHFWATWCPICALEEQNIQSLSKDYEVITIATQSGSKKEIEEYLEKNSLTFKVVNDEDGNLSDKFNIKAFPTTFIYDKNQNLKFSEVGYTSSFGLIFRMWWSK, from the coding sequence ATGAATGAAAAGATAAAAAAGATATTTAAAACACTAATAAAATATACAATTCTTTTTATAATAGTTTTAAATATAGTAAGCTATTTTAAAGGGCTTGATTTAAATAAAGAGAAACTGGATTTTGAAACTTTTACACTTTTAGATGGCTCAACTTATAAAGTAAAAAACGATAAACCTCTTATAGTTCACTTTTGGGCAACTTGGTGTCCTATATGTGCTTTGGAAGAGCAAAATATTCAAAGTTTATCTAAAGATTATGAAGTTATAACTATTGCTACTCAATCAGGAAGTAAAAAAGAGATAGAAGAGTATTTAGAAAAAAACAGTCTTACTTTTAAAGTTGTAAATGATGAGGATGGCAATTTATCTGATAAATTTAATATAAAAGCTTTTCCAACAACTTTTATATACGACAAAAACCAAAATCTAAAATTTAGTGAAGTTGGATACACTTCTAGTTTTGGATTGATTTTTAGGATGTGGTGGAGCAAATAA
- a CDS encoding AEC family transporter, whose protein sequence is MENIILILSALFLGYILNRLGILQRENSIALNKFVLYVSYPAIVLLQTPKINFSLELMIPGIIAWIVMTTSALLILLLSKIFNFTKEVTGSLMLVAILTNSSFLGIPLLDTYFPNEDFMPYLLVYDQLGTFLAFAIYGTFIVSLYTSKTKVTFKLITIKVLTFPPFLCLIISLFLVGVEFHPTITKVLEAFALTTVPVALVAAGLGLQLKLPKEDIKPFSVALFVKLIFAPIVALIICKIFAWEGLVANVSILEAAMAPMITAGAIAAMAGLAPRLSSAIVGYGILISFVTTYLFSYFLI, encoded by the coding sequence ATGGAAAATATAATCTTAATTTTATCAGCACTTTTTTTAGGATATATTTTAAATCGTTTAGGAATTCTACAAAGAGAGAATTCTATTGCTCTAAATAAATTTGTACTTTATGTATCATATCCAGCAATTGTACTTTTACAAACTCCAAAAATTAACTTTTCACTTGAACTTATGATTCCAGGTATTATTGCTTGGATTGTAATGACAACAAGTGCTTTATTAATACTTCTTTTATCAAAAATATTTAATTTTACTAAAGAAGTTACTGGTTCATTAATGCTTGTTGCTATTTTAACAAATAGTTCATTCTTGGGAATTCCTCTTCTTGATACATACTTTCCAAATGAAGATTTTATGCCTTATTTACTTGTTTATGACCAATTAGGAACTTTCTTAGCTTTTGCAATATATGGAACTTTTATAGTATCTTTATATACAAGTAAAACAAAAGTTACTTTTAAATTAATTACAATAAAAGTTTTAACTTTCCCTCCGTTTTTATGTTTAATTATCTCTTTATTTTTAGTGGGAGTTGAATTTCATCCAACAATTACAAAAGTTTTAGAAGCTTTTGCTCTTACAACAGTTCCAGTTGCACTTGTAGCTGCTGGTCTAGGACTTCAACTAAAACTTCCAAAAGAAGATATAAAACCATTTAGTGTAGCACTTTTTGTAAAACTTATATTTGCTCCAATAGTTGCACTTATTATTTGTAAAATTTTTGCTTGGGAAGGATTAGTGGCTAATGTATCAATACTTGAAGCTGCTATGGCTCCAATGATAACAGCAGGTGCAATAGCTGCTATGGCAGGACTAGCTCCAAGACTTAGTTCTGCAATTGTGGGATATGGAATACTCATATCTTTTGTGACAACATATCTTTTTTCATATTTTTTAATATAA
- a CDS encoding ABC-F family ATP-binding cassette domain-containing protein produces the protein MVQTVNLKKAFGARVLFAEINLKLDSGKRYGLIGANGAGKTTFLKILSGQEEATEGEVQIQNGKKVGVLSQNQFAYENFTIFDTVLIGNKRLYDAVKEKEELYMSPEFTDEVNNRLAELEIICCEEDPTYEYDVKVTKILEDLGFPASTHQNLMSTLTGGDKVKILLAQVLYPKPDILFLDEPTNNLDIDTIGWLENQLQHHDGTMVVISHDRHFLNAVCTNILDVDFKKIREFSGTYDDWYIASTLIAKQQQTDINKKQKEKEELEKFIARFSANASKAKQATSRQKQLDKLDIQAIEVSSRRDPSIIFRQKREVGKELLSVKNLSKSYGDKVVLKDISFTLEKGDKIALIGPNGVGKTTLCEILMGNLQADSGEVFWGATIQNSYFPQNTTDIINGDFTLYDWLRGFDREADIGEIRNCLGRMLFNGQEQEKKVDSCSGGEKHRMMLSKIMLEQGNFLVLDEPTNHLDLEAIIALGEGLHQYAGSVICVSHDRELLDAYANRIIEIQLDGTIIDFKGSYEEFMESKAS, from the coding sequence ATGGTTCAAACAGTTAATTTAAAAAAAGCATTTGGAGCAAGAGTTCTTTTTGCTGAAATAAATTTAAAACTTGATAGTGGAAAAAGATATGGTTTAATCGGTGCAAATGGAGCTGGTAAAACAACATTTTTGAAAATTCTTTCAGGGCAAGAAGAGGCAACTGAAGGTGAAGTACAAATTCAAAATGGAAAAAAAGTAGGGGTTTTATCACAAAACCAATTTGCTTATGAAAATTTTACAATCTTTGATACAGTTTTAATAGGAAATAAAAGATTATATGATGCAGTAAAAGAGAAAGAAGAACTTTATATGAGTCCAGAGTTTACGGATGAGGTAAATAATAGACTTGCAGAGTTAGAGATTATTTGTTGTGAAGAAGATCCAACTTATGAATATGATGTTAAAGTTACAAAAATACTTGAAGATTTAGGATTTCCTGCCTCAACTCACCAAAATTTAATGAGTACATTAACAGGTGGAGATAAAGTTAAAATTCTTTTAGCTCAAGTTTTATACCCAAAACCAGATATTTTATTTTTAGATGAGCCTACAAATAACCTTGATATTGATACTATTGGTTGGCTTGAAAATCAGCTTCAACACCATGATGGAACAATGGTTGTTATTTCACATGATAGACACTTCTTAAATGCAGTTTGTACAAATATTTTAGATGTAGATTTCAAAAAAATAAGAGAGTTTAGTGGAACTTATGATGACTGGTATATAGCTTCAACTTTAATAGCAAAACAACAACAAACAGATATAAACAAAAAACAAAAAGAGAAAGAAGAGCTTGAAAAGTTTATTGCAAGATTTAGTGCAAATGCTTCAAAAGCAAAACAAGCAACTTCAAGACAAAAACAGTTAGATAAATTAGATATTCAAGCTATCGAAGTATCAAGTAGAAGAGATCCATCTATTATTTTTAGACAAAAAAGAGAGGTTGGAAAAGAGCTTTTAAGTGTTAAAAATCTTTCAAAATCTTATGGAGATAAAGTTGTTTTAAAAGATATCTCATTTACTCTTGAAAAAGGTGATAAAATAGCACTTATTGGACCAAATGGAGTTGGGAAAACAACACTTTGTGAGATTTTAATGGGTAATTTACAAGCTGATAGTGGAGAGGTTTTCTGGGGTGCAACAATTCAAAACTCATATTTTCCGCAAAATACAACAGATATTATAAATGGAGATTTCACTTTATATGATTGGCTTAGAGGATTTGATAGAGAAGCTGATATTGGTGAGATTAGAAACTGTTTAGGAAGAATGCTATTTAATGGTCAAGAGCAAGAGAAAAAAGTAGATTCTTGTAGTGGGGGTGAAAAACACCGAATGATGCTATCTAAAATTATGTTAGAACAAGGAAATTTCTTAGTTTTAGATGAACCTACAAATCACCTTGACCTTGAAGCAATTATCGCTTTAGGAGAGGGGCTTCATCAATATGCAGGTTCTGTTATTTGTGTATCTCACGATAGAGAGTTACTAGATGCTTATGCAAATAGAATAATAGAAATTCAACTTGATGGAACTATAATTGACTTTAAAGGAAGTTATGAAGAGTTTATGGAGTCAAAAGCTTCTTAA
- a CDS encoding LysR substrate-binding domain-containing protein, with product MTLKELHFFYKLSENSQVTQIANELNISQSAISLAIKSLENSLNEQLFDRIGKKLILNERGKYFKEKTLPYYLALIDATTIFKENKLAGNIKIAASKTISNYIMPNIYYDFLSKYKDVKLDISTINSSKIIDEILKGELDIGLIEVDTQNSSLVKEKLADDELIVVSSDENQPKSAFIDTIKKRWILRETGSGTREIFMNKIGNIAKELDIFMQLQDFEEIKTIVLNNKDTVTSLSKVIVKKELDEKKLFQIELKNLELKREFYLIYHIEKNKNLLFETFIKFLKDKFTFN from the coding sequence ATGACTCTAAAAGAACTACACTTTTTTTATAAATTAAGTGAAAACTCACAGGTTACACAAATTGCTAATGAACTAAATATAAGTCAATCAGCAATCTCACTTGCTATAAAATCACTTGAAAATAGTCTAAATGAGCAACTCTTTGATAGAATAGGTAAAAAGCTAATATTAAATGAAAGAGGAAAATATTTTAAAGAGAAAACTCTTCCTTATTATCTAGCACTTATAGATGCAACAACAATTTTTAAAGAGAATAAACTAGCTGGGAATATAAAAATAGCTGCTAGTAAAACTATTTCAAACTATATAATGCCAAATATCTATTATGATTTTCTATCAAAATATAAAGATGTAAAACTTGATATTTCAACTATTAATTCAAGCAAAATTATAGATGAAATATTAAAAGGTGAGCTTGATATTGGTCTTATTGAAGTAGATACACAAAATAGTAGTTTAGTAAAGGAGAAATTAGCAGATGATGAGTTAATTGTCGTATCAAGCGATGAAAATCAGCCTAAAAGTGCCTTTATTGATACTATAAAAAAAAGATGGATACTAAGAGAAACAGGAAGTGGAACGAGAGAAATTTTTATGAATAAAATTGGCAATATAGCAAAAGAATTAGATATTTTTATGCAACTGCAAGATTTTGAAGAGATAAAAACTATTGTTTTAAATAATAAAGATACAGTAACTAGTTTATCAAAAGTAATTGTAAAAAAAGAGTTAGATGAAAAAAAGCTATTTCAAATAGAACTTAAAAATTTGGAACTAAAAAGAGAGTTTTATTTAATCTATCATATAGAAAAAAATAAGAACCTACTTTTTGAAACTTTTATAAAATTTTTAAAAGATAAATTTACTTTTAACTAA
- a CDS encoding NAD(P)H-dependent oxidoreductase, whose protein sequence is MKKILIINGHQYYDVVAKGELTKNYIDKATEFFLKNGFEVKHTEIEKGYSIEDECQKFEWADAVLFQYPVYWMGVPWITKKYFDETFTQNRHYESDGRSRSDESKKYGSGGLLKGKKYMLSITYNCPITEFSNTEGFFDGLSLDEAHIATHKTFQFVGLEPLKTYSVHDIFKGNLDLNKELIKFEEVLKSNFLSK, encoded by the coding sequence ATGAAAAAGATTTTAATTATAAATGGTCATCAATATTATGATGTAGTAGCAAAAGGTGAATTAACAAAAAATTATATAGATAAAGCAACAGAGTTTTTTCTTAAAAATGGTTTTGAAGTAAAACATACAGAGATCGAAAAAGGTTATAGTATAGAAGATGAGTGTCAAAAGTTTGAGTGGGCTGATGCAGTTTTATTTCAGTATCCAGTTTATTGGATGGGTGTTCCTTGGATTACAAAAAAATATTTTGATGAAACTTTTACTCAAAATAGACACTATGAAAGTGATGGAAGAAGTAGAAGTGATGAGAGTAAAAAATATGGAAGTGGTGGTTTATTAAAAGGTAAAAAATATATGTTAAGTATAACTTACAATTGCCCAATAACAGAGTTTAGTAATACTGAAGGTTTTTTTGATGGGTTATCTTTAGATGAAGCTCATATTGCTACTCATAAAACTTTCCAATTTGTTGGTCTTGAACCACTAAAAACTTACTCTGTTCATGATATATTTAAAGGTAATTTAGATTTAAACAAAGAACTAATAAAATTTGAAGAAGTTTTAAAAAGTAATTTTTTAAGTAAATAA